A part of Sulfurimonas sp. HSL-1716 genomic DNA contains:
- the trxA gene encoding thioredoxin encodes MATIELTQENFDKTVTQNDIVIIDFWAPWCGPCKSFGPVFEKVSEQYPDIVFAKVNTEEEQGLAGHFQIRSIPTTMILKEQVLVFNQAGALPEEGLKDLMEQVKVLDMDHVREEIKKQQESAQQ; translated from the coding sequence TTGGCAACAATTGAATTGACACAAGAAAATTTTGATAAAACCGTTACACAAAACGATATAGTAATTATAGATTTTTGGGCACCGTGGTGTGGACCTTGTAAGTCTTTTGGACCTGTTTTCGAAAAAGTATCGGAGCAATACCCAGACATCGTTTTTGCTAAAGTTAATACGGAAGAGGAACAAGGATTGGCAGGTCACTTTCAGATCCGTTCGATTCCTACTACGATGATCTTAAAAGAGCAGGTACTTGTATTTAATCAGGCGGGTGCTCTTCCTGAAGAGGGTTTGAAAGATCTTATGGAACAGGTAAAAGTACTTGATATGGACCATGTCCGCGAAGAGATCAAAAAACAGCAGGAATCTGCTCAGCAGTAA